One window from the genome of Metabacillus flavus encodes:
- the htpX gene encoding protease HtpX, with the protein MFKRIGLFILTNILVITTIGIVLSVLGVGNYMTANGGIDLVTLLAFSAVVGFTGSLFSLAISRWMAKMMMGVQVLKPEDNLSPIERDLVERVHRLARTAGMRVMPEVGIYRSPEVNAFATGPSKNRSLVAVSTGLLEEMDEDAIDGVLAHEIAHIVNGDMVTMTLLQGIVNTFVVFLARIAAWAVSRFVREELAGVVHFIAILVFQILFSILGSLVVFAFSRYREYHADRGGADFAGKDKMIHALRSLQNYTQRTRDDDTSLATLKINSKRKRSIFSTHPDLQDRIARLEQR; encoded by the coding sequence ATGTTTAAACGAATTGGATTATTCATATTAACCAACATCCTGGTCATTACGACAATTGGAATCGTCTTATCCGTTTTAGGCGTTGGTAATTATATGACGGCTAATGGTGGAATCGATCTCGTTACCCTGCTTGCCTTCAGTGCGGTTGTAGGTTTTACAGGTTCTTTGTTCTCCCTGGCCATTTCCAGATGGATGGCGAAAATGATGATGGGGGTTCAGGTTTTAAAGCCTGAAGACAATCTTTCCCCTATAGAGAGAGATCTGGTTGAACGCGTTCACAGACTTGCGCGGACTGCTGGTATGAGGGTAATGCCTGAGGTGGGGATTTACCGCTCACCTGAGGTTAATGCTTTTGCAACTGGTCCATCCAAGAACCGTTCGCTCGTAGCTGTATCAACCGGTCTGCTTGAAGAAATGGATGAAGACGCTATTGATGGTGTTCTTGCTCATGAAATTGCCCATATAGTTAATGGAGACATGGTGACAATGACTCTTCTTCAAGGAATTGTCAATACATTTGTCGTGTTTCTGGCAAGAATCGCTGCATGGGCCGTATCAAGATTTGTCCGCGAAGAGCTTGCAGGAGTCGTCCATTTCATTGCGATTTTGGTATTCCAGATTCTCTTCTCTATTTTGGGAAGCCTTGTCGTTTTCGCCTTCTCGCGCTATCGTGAATACCATGCTGACCGCGGCGGAGCGGACTTCGCCGGGAAAGATAAAATGATTCATGCACTAAGAAGCCTGCAGAACTATACGCAGCGCACAAGAGATGATGATACGTCCCTTGCTACTTTAAAAATAAACAGCAAACGAAAACGTTCCATTTTTTCCACTCACCCTGACCTTCAAGATCGGATTGCGAGATTGGAACAGCGCTAA
- a CDS encoding methyl-accepting chemotaxis protein has translation MLLRKKSSIGRKYGLVFYTCLTLIIIAFIFILFSLSSTLHTINTAERKSNDALKVAGASAIFKQKYIVITDYLTKAAPENESAYMQQVKEMNLTFDQLTDSMSNKEQLLLLSAAKTMNGELDKLFENRIKAELKAVVSNGSVLDPLKQIELQNRAAVIRDVSNEKLTSLEKLISDDRAKMINQTEKNSKNQIFLSSGFIAASILLSIILLSVVSRRIRKQLSQAVSMCKELAAGNLMIEDLHFQSKDETEDIAIAMNSLKAELKRSIQDIFSLSEKVRGMSEHLKENAESTSEGTDQITQSILQVASGSEQQVQSIQQAASSVNMIAAQLNIAAAESNEATLLSGDSAIKIKQGKIQANDVMVQMETILSHVERLEKTIQNLEQKSKTITAIASMITNISEQTNLLALNAAIEAARAGEHGKGFGVVASEVRKLAEQTAGAAGSIQEIIQTTQLESAAASKLMKESSEAVAKGNQLVLGVDESFKIISAHIKQLENKSQETEKAVLSVKQQMDVLNAATDHIEKVSRLTNENIEHIAAATEEQNAVMQEMLDSSEVLSSLSKKFRASFSAYKI, from the coding sequence ATGCTTTTGCGCAAAAAATCATCAATTGGCCGGAAATATGGACTAGTTTTTTATACGTGTCTTACTCTCATTATTATTGCCTTTATCTTTATCTTATTTTCCTTATCCTCCACCCTTCACACTATCAATACAGCAGAGCGGAAATCCAATGATGCTTTAAAAGTCGCTGGAGCCTCCGCTATATTCAAACAGAAGTACATCGTCATCACAGATTACCTGACAAAGGCTGCACCTGAAAATGAGAGCGCCTACATGCAGCAGGTAAAAGAAATGAACCTAACATTTGACCAGCTGACAGACAGCATGTCAAATAAAGAGCAGCTGCTCCTCCTTAGTGCCGCAAAAACAATGAATGGAGAGCTGGATAAATTGTTTGAAAACCGCATTAAAGCTGAGCTTAAAGCGGTAGTTAGCAATGGCAGTGTTTTGGACCCTCTTAAACAGATAGAGCTTCAAAACCGGGCTGCTGTCATAAGGGACGTCAGCAATGAGAAACTGACGTCACTGGAAAAACTTATTTCAGATGACAGAGCGAAGATGATTAATCAAACTGAAAAAAATTCCAAAAACCAAATCTTTCTTTCATCAGGTTTTATTGCTGCCTCCATCCTGCTATCCATTATCCTGCTATCGGTCGTAAGCCGGAGAATCCGCAAGCAGCTGTCACAGGCTGTCAGCATGTGCAAGGAGCTTGCAGCAGGCAATCTCATGATAGAGGATTTGCATTTTCAATCGAAAGACGAAACGGAAGATATCGCAATTGCGATGAACAGCCTTAAAGCTGAACTCAAACGTTCCATCCAGGACATCTTTTCCCTTTCAGAAAAAGTCAGGGGCATGTCAGAGCATTTGAAGGAAAATGCTGAATCAACCTCTGAGGGCACCGATCAAATCACACAGTCTATCCTCCAGGTTGCTTCGGGCTCTGAACAGCAGGTGCAATCCATTCAGCAGGCAGCTTCATCTGTTAACATGATTGCCGCACAGCTTAATATCGCAGCAGCAGAATCAAATGAAGCGACCCTCTTAAGCGGGGATTCAGCAATTAAGATAAAGCAAGGAAAAATCCAGGCTAATGATGTGATGGTTCAGATGGAGACCATCTTGAGTCATGTAGAACGCCTTGAGAAAACCATCCAGAATCTTGAACAAAAATCAAAAACGATTACAGCCATTGCCTCCATGATCACCAATATTTCTGAGCAGACCAATTTGCTTGCATTGAATGCTGCCATTGAAGCGGCCAGAGCAGGCGAGCATGGGAAAGGGTTCGGCGTTGTTGCATCAGAAGTAAGAAAATTAGCTGAACAAACAGCAGGCGCTGCTGGGAGCATACAGGAAATCATTCAAACAACACAGCTTGAATCAGCAGCTGCTTCTAAGCTAATGAAAGAGAGCTCTGAAGCTGTTGCTAAGGGAAACCAGCTTGTTTTGGGCGTGGATGAATCGTTTAAAATCATCTCTGCTCACATTAAGCAGCTTGAGAATAAAAGCCAGGAAACTGAAAAGGCAGTTTTAAGCGTAAAACAGCAGATGGATGTGCTGAATGCGGCTACAGACCACATTGAGAAGGTCAGCAGATTGACTAACGAAAACATCGAACATATTGCCGCCGCTACAGAGGAACAAAATGCGGTCATGCAGGAAATGCTCGATTCCTCAGAGGTTTTATCATCTCTTTCAAAGAAATTCCGTGCTTCTTTCTCAGCCTATAAAATATGA
- a CDS encoding TrkH family potassium uptake protein: protein MRIDVRLRKHKLSPAKIIVTYYFIAVTVSILLLSLPLARRPEAEWTFIDALFTSVSAVSVTGLSTISIKDTFTTPGYFILAFILQFGGIGIMTLSTFVWLVLRRRIGLKERRLIMTDQNQSNLSGLVNLLKQILILIIAIEIAGGLILGTYMLKYFPDWQEAYLHGFFASVSATTNGGFDITGQSLIPFAKDYFIQFINILLLTLGAIGFPVLIELKTYLFHEKRHRFTLFAKVTSITFLGLLAFGTIGILLLDSQHFFKDKPWHESFFYALFQSSTTRSGGLSTMDVAQFSDSTLLFMCLLMFIGASPSSVGGGIRTTTFALNLLFIYHFARGAKSLKLFKREVHEADIIKSLVVTIVAVMICFVSTIILAATEPFTLIEILFEVSSAFGTTGLSLGITADLSTLGKCIIILLMFIGRIGIVTFLLMMGKKEIEANYKYPTERIIIG from the coding sequence ATGCGAATTGATGTCAGGCTCAGAAAGCATAAGCTTTCACCGGCCAAAATTATTGTAACGTATTATTTTATTGCAGTGACGGTTTCAATCCTCCTGTTAAGCCTTCCCCTTGCCAGAAGACCGGAAGCGGAATGGACATTTATTGATGCTTTATTTACTTCGGTTAGCGCTGTTAGTGTGACCGGACTTTCTACTATATCCATTAAAGACACATTTACAACACCTGGGTACTTTATCTTGGCCTTTATCCTTCAGTTCGGCGGAATCGGGATAATGACGCTGAGCACCTTTGTTTGGCTGGTTTTAAGACGCCGGATTGGACTGAAGGAAAGAAGGCTGATCATGACTGATCAGAATCAGTCGAACCTGTCGGGTCTGGTGAATCTCCTGAAGCAAATTTTGATTTTGATTATAGCTATAGAAATTGCCGGCGGACTGATCCTGGGCACATATATGCTCAAATATTTTCCTGACTGGCAGGAAGCATATCTTCATGGCTTTTTTGCTTCCGTAAGTGCAACGACAAATGGAGGGTTTGATATCACCGGGCAATCGCTTATTCCATTTGCGAAGGATTATTTTATACAGTTCATTAATATTTTGCTTTTGACCTTAGGGGCAATTGGGTTTCCTGTTCTGATTGAGCTGAAAACATATCTCTTTCATGAAAAAAGACACCGGTTTACGCTGTTTGCCAAAGTGACATCCATTACATTTCTGGGATTGCTCGCTTTTGGAACCATCGGGATCCTGCTCCTGGATTCTCAGCATTTTTTTAAAGATAAACCTTGGCATGAGTCCTTTTTTTACGCGCTTTTTCAGTCATCAACAACGAGAAGCGGAGGCCTTTCGACTATGGATGTGGCACAGTTCAGCGACTCCACTCTGCTGTTTATGTGCCTGCTCATGTTTATTGGGGCTTCTCCTAGTTCTGTAGGAGGAGGGATCAGGACGACTACATTTGCGCTTAATCTTCTCTTTATTTATCACTTTGCCAGAGGAGCAAAGTCCTTAAAGCTCTTTAAAAGAGAAGTCCATGAAGCCGATATTATAAAGTCCCTTGTTGTAACCATTGTTGCTGTGATGATTTGCTTTGTTTCCACCATCATCCTGGCAGCAACAGAGCCCTTTACTCTGATTGAGATTTTATTTGAGGTCTCATCTGCATTCGGTACAACGGGCCTGTCACTTGGAATAACGGCAGATTTGAGCACCCTTGGAAAGTGCATCATCATTTTATTAATGTTCATCGGCAGAATCGGGATTGTTACTTTCCTGCTGATGATGGGAAAGAAGGAAATCGAAGCCAATTACAAGTACCCTACCGAAAGAATCATCATTGGATAA